The Streptococcus pantholopis genome has a segment encoding these proteins:
- the ruvB gene encoding Holliday junction branch migration DNA helicase RuvB, with protein MARILDNHLMEDEEALEPTLRPRYLKEYIGQDKAKEQLKIFIEAAKMRDEALDHVLLFGPPGLGKTTMAFVIANELGVSLKQTAGPAIEKAGDLVALLNDLEPGDVLFIDEIHRLPMAVEEVLYSAMEDFYIDIMIGSGDTSHSVHLDLPPFTLIGATTRAGMLSNPLRARFGITGHMQYYSVEALTDIVERTAAIFTMAIEHDAAVELARRSRGTPRIANRLLKRVRDYAQIMGDGQINKEVTDKALTMLDVDHEGLDYVDQKILKTMIELYQGGPVGLGTLSVNIAEERDTVEDMYEPYLIQKGFMMRTKTGRVATAKAYEHLGYTYPTEN; from the coding sequence ATGGCAAGAATTTTAGATAATCATTTAATGGAAGATGAAGAAGCGCTTGAGCCGACACTTCGCCCGCGCTACTTAAAGGAATACATTGGCCAAGACAAGGCGAAAGAACAGCTGAAAATTTTTATTGAGGCAGCTAAAATGCGGGATGAGGCACTGGATCACGTTCTGCTGTTTGGCCCTCCCGGTCTGGGGAAGACGACTATGGCTTTTGTTATTGCTAATGAACTTGGGGTAAGTCTCAAGCAGACAGCAGGTCCTGCGATTGAAAAAGCCGGCGATCTGGTCGCTCTCCTCAATGATTTAGAACCAGGAGATGTTCTGTTTATTGATGAGATTCACCGGCTGCCTATGGCTGTTGAGGAAGTTCTCTATAGTGCTATGGAGGATTTTTATATTGATATCATGATTGGATCCGGTGATACCAGCCATAGTGTTCACCTTGATCTGCCGCCGTTTACGCTTATCGGAGCTACCACACGTGCCGGTATGCTGTCCAATCCCTTGCGTGCCCGCTTTGGTATTACAGGCCACATGCAATATTACAGTGTCGAAGCACTGACTGATATTGTGGAGAGGACAGCTGCTATTTTTACAATGGCTATTGAACATGATGCCGCTGTAGAATTAGCCAGACGCAGCCGCGGGACACCGCGTATTGCCAATCGTTTGCTGAAACGGGTCAGAGATTATGCTCAAATTATGGGAGATGGTCAGATTAATAAGGAAGTGACAGATAAAGCTCTAACCATGCTTGATGTCGATCATGAAGGTCTGGATTATGTGGATCAGAAAATCTTAAAAACCATGATTGAGCTCTATCAAGGAGGGCCTGTCGGTCTAGGGACTTTGTCGGTTAATATCGCTGAAGAACGAGACACAGTCGAGGACATGTATGAGCCTTATTTGATTCAAAAGGGCTTTATGATGCGGACAAAAACCGGCCGGGTAGCCACTGCCAAAGCTTACGAGCATCTTGGCTACACTTACCCCACAGAGAATTAA
- the purK gene encoding 5-(carboxyamino)imidazole ribonucleotide synthase: MSSTKTIGIIGGGQLGQMMAISAIYMGHRVIALDPAEDCPASCVAELIAAPYDDVAALRQLAERCDILTYEFENVDADALDAVVREKQLPQGTALLRMSQNRIFEKNFLSKEAKVPVAPYRAVTSSSDLKNLDWSKKYVLKTATGGYDGHGQKILGGQADLEEASLLADSADCVLEEFVNFDLEISVIVSGNGQDVTVFPVQENIHRNNILSKTIVPARISDELAQKAQAMAKRIACKLQLSGTLCVEMFVTDDGLMINEIAPRPHNSGHYSIEACGFSQFDTHILGILGKPLPAVKLHAPAVMLNILGQHLAKAQAYITANPSAHLHLYGKLEAKHNRKMGHVTVLCDMPDEIEEMGKGLDF, from the coding sequence ATGAGCTCGACTAAAACAATTGGGATTATAGGCGGTGGGCAGCTGGGGCAGATGATGGCTATATCAGCTATTTACATGGGCCACAGGGTGATTGCTCTCGATCCGGCAGAGGACTGTCCTGCGTCGTGCGTGGCAGAGCTGATTGCGGCGCCTTATGACGATGTTGCTGCCCTGCGCCAATTAGCAGAGCGCTGCGATATTCTCACGTATGAGTTTGAGAATGTCGATGCGGACGCTCTTGATGCTGTGGTCAGGGAAAAACAGCTGCCGCAGGGGACTGCCCTGCTCAGAATGTCGCAAAACCGTATTTTTGAAAAAAATTTCCTGTCGAAAGAAGCGAAAGTACCTGTAGCCCCTTATAGAGCTGTTACTTCCAGCTCCGACTTAAAAAATCTGGACTGGTCAAAAAAATATGTCCTTAAAACAGCGACAGGAGGCTATGACGGGCACGGGCAAAAAATTCTTGGTGGTCAGGCTGACCTTGAAGAAGCAAGTCTGCTGGCTGACTCAGCTGATTGTGTGCTGGAAGAATTTGTCAATTTTGATTTGGAAATCTCGGTCATTGTATCCGGGAATGGGCAAGACGTGACAGTCTTTCCAGTCCAGGAAAATATCCACCGTAACAATATTCTGTCCAAAACCATTGTGCCTGCCCGCATCTCAGATGAATTGGCTCAAAAAGCGCAAGCCATGGCGAAGAGAATTGCCTGCAAACTTCAATTATCTGGTACCCTTTGTGTGGAAATGTTTGTAACAGATGACGGCCTCATGATTAACGAAATCGCACCGCGTCCCCATAACTCAGGCCACTACTCCATTGAAGCCTGCGGTTTTTCACAGTTTGACACCCATATCTTAGGTATCCTAGGTAAACCATTGCCGGCTGTCAAGTTACATGCTCCGGCTGTCATGCTCAATATCCTTGGTCAGCACCTGGCTAAAGCCCAGGCCTATATTACTGCTAATCCTAGCGCCCACCTCCACCTTTATGGTAAACTAGAGGCAAAGCATAACCGCAAGATGGGACATGTGACGGTGCTTTGTGATATGCCTGATGAGATTGAGGAAATGGGGAAAGGATTAGATTTTTAA
- a CDS encoding helix-turn-helix domain-containing protein, whose translation MKKFGGKIKYLRSIKKLTREELCGDETELSVRQLARIESGESAPTLNKIRYIAKRLGVTVGELTDGEGLDLPARYEELKYLIMRTPIYADTNRVELVETYFDEVYEQYYDNLPEEEQLAIDILQSSLDVQITDNIEFGSILLQDYFEQVKAKRIYSINDLLIVGLYFYQISSESIYSDDISSETLDMLAGRLILQTHYIVPSYLFLLRDVLLQCGGMLLLTHSYQHLPAIVQELNTIINKTQDYQKKPLVDMLEWKYYLYVKQNFSRAQQKYQQAVQFSAMIDDAVLKENLEKEWQKDTLQLRT comes from the coding sequence GTGAAAAAGTTTGGCGGAAAAATTAAATATTTAAGGTCTATCAAAAAATTGACAAGAGAGGAGCTCTGCGGTGACGAAACCGAACTGTCGGTCAGGCAGCTGGCGCGGATTGAATCGGGGGAATCAGCCCCGACTCTCAATAAAATAAGGTACATTGCCAAGCGTCTGGGAGTGACAGTCGGTGAACTGACAGACGGGGAAGGTTTGGATCTGCCAGCTCGGTATGAGGAATTGAAATATCTTATCATGAGAACGCCCATATATGCTGACACCAATCGTGTGGAATTGGTTGAGACCTATTTTGATGAAGTATATGAGCAGTATTATGATAATCTGCCTGAAGAAGAGCAGCTGGCAATCGATATTCTTCAGTCTTCTTTAGATGTTCAGATTACAGATAATATCGAATTTGGCAGTATTTTGCTGCAGGATTATTTTGAACAAGTCAAAGCAAAGAGAATTTACAGCATCAATGATTTGCTGATTGTCGGCCTCTATTTTTACCAGATTTCTTCTGAGTCTATTTATAGTGATGATATTTCTTCGGAGACTTTGGATATGCTGGCTGGCCGCTTAATTCTTCAGACGCATTACATTGTACCGAGCTATCTCTTTTTACTGAGGGATGTCTTGCTGCAGTGCGGCGGTATGCTTCTGTTAACTCACTCTTACCAGCATTTGCCGGCCATTGTTCAGGAACTGAACACCATCATCAATAAAACCCAGGATTACCAAAAGAAGCCTCTGGTTGATATGCTCGAGTGGAAATATTACCTGTATGTTAAACAAAATTTCAGCCGGGCTCAGCAAAAATACCAGCAGGCAGTGCAGTTTTCTGCTATGATTGATGACGCAGTGCTGAAAGAAAATTTAGAAAAAGAATGGCAAAAGGATACCTTACAGTTAAGAACATGA
- a CDS encoding low molecular weight protein-tyrosine-phosphatase, which produces MPKICFVCLGNICRSPMAEFVMKNLSKGQPIHVESRATSGWEHGNPIHPGTQKVLTQHHIMFDKTKVSQRISIKDFAAFDYIIGMDKDNVRDLKRLSKGEFTDKIYLFTENGVPDPWYTGDFAATYDLVMRGCRHWLSFIVEKGSR; this is translated from the coding sequence ATGCCAAAAATTTGTTTTGTCTGTTTAGGGAATATTTGCCGCAGTCCTATGGCTGAGTTTGTTATGAAAAACCTCAGCAAAGGGCAGCCAATACATGTAGAGAGCCGGGCAACCTCAGGCTGGGAACACGGGAATCCCATTCATCCCGGAACACAGAAAGTCCTGACGCAGCACCATATAATGTTTGATAAAACGAAGGTTTCTCAGCGTATCAGTATAAAGGACTTTGCTGCTTTTGATTATATTATCGGAATGGACAAGGACAATGTCCGCGATCTAAAGCGTCTGTCTAAAGGGGAATTCACAGATAAAATTTATTTGTTTACTGAAAATGGTGTTCCTGACCCTTGGTATACAGGAGATTTCGCTGCTACCTATGATTTAGTTATGCGCGGCTGCCGGCACTGGCTGTCATTTATTGTCGAAAAAGGCAGCCGATAG
- a CDS encoding ketopantoate reductase family protein translates to MKICILGLGVIGTTYGYVFQQAGHHVEHLVRTGKTVPKQLTVSLLDGRYSKKGEEKTAAYDICLAEPDTVYDFIFLSVRHGNISEALETLRQNKIRGSLVFFCNFWKTSDEIAELAGDYAYVIGFPTAGGHLEGNHLNAVLFDHIMLEHKTKTAITNYQDLDLLMQSADIKLEIPYDMVEWIWIHMAINAGVTSTAAGLGNIADPQQLAADLMNDSQQLARAVKVIRETSRVVSAYGVDLRRYKGELLPYKMPAWLAGKIMQSMFAANPLTRRIMTLHNDKDDIFYGCQKVYNAGKQAGVSMPLFTENIKKIDQYF, encoded by the coding sequence ATGAAAATTTGCATTTTAGGCTTAGGTGTAATAGGGACAACTTACGGCTATGTTTTCCAGCAGGCTGGGCACCATGTGGAGCACCTTGTGAGAACCGGCAAGACTGTTCCTAAACAGTTAACTGTCAGTTTATTAGATGGCCGTTATTCCAAAAAAGGGGAAGAAAAAACTGCCGCTTATGATATTTGCCTAGCTGAACCTGATACTGTTTATGATTTTATTTTTCTAAGTGTCAGGCATGGTAATATTAGTGAGGCTCTTGAGACACTTAGGCAAAATAAGATAAGAGGAAGTTTGGTTTTCTTTTGCAATTTTTGGAAAACAAGTGATGAGATTGCTGAACTTGCCGGAGATTATGCCTATGTTATTGGCTTCCCTACTGCCGGCGGTCATCTTGAAGGGAACCATCTTAATGCAGTCCTGTTTGATCATATTATGCTCGAGCACAAGACAAAGACAGCCATTACTAACTATCAAGATTTAGATCTTCTGATGCAGTCAGCTGATATTAAGCTGGAAATTCCTTATGACATGGTAGAATGGATCTGGATTCACATGGCCATCAATGCAGGGGTCACTTCAACAGCTGCTGGTTTAGGCAATATTGCTGATCCGCAGCAGCTGGCGGCTGATTTAATGAATGATTCACAGCAACTGGCACGCGCGGTTAAGGTGATTCGCGAAACAAGCCGAGTTGTATCGGCCTATGGCGTTGATCTGAGGCGGTATAAAGGAGAGCTGCTCCCTTATAAGATGCCCGCATGGCTGGCTGGTAAAATCATGCAATCAATGTTTGCTGCCAATCCGTTAACCAGACGGATTATGACCCTGCATAATGATAAAGACGATATCTTTTACGGCTGTCAAAAAGTTTACAATGCTGGAAAACAAGCTGGAGTTTCGATGCCTCTGTTTACTGAAAATATTAAAAAGATAGACCAGTATTTTTAA
- a CDS encoding acyltransferase family protein, with translation MRIKWFSLIRISGLLLVLLYHFFKNTFSGGFIGVDIFFTFSGYLITALLIDEYAKNKHIDLIGFFRRRFYRIVPPLVLMILCTIPFVYLVRSDFIAGIGRQIAGAVGFTTNFYEIITGGNYETQFIPHLFVHTWSLAIEVHFYIIWGILVWWLARQGYDKNKLRSFIFVLSAALFALSFGSMFVRAFFVDNVSSVYFSTLSHTFPFFLGAMAATVSGVSETTARFKRNSRLWSARRALSVMAGSFSLLLLLSLLLDFNSLITYLFGFFLASFFTVLMIYSARVLHDKTPDLKEPLIITFLADISYGMYLFHWPFYIIFSQLLPNSLAVLLTVFFSLVFSVLSYYIIEPFIAGKSVRLLGIDFDLTPYKKWLYGSAGFLALVTLVTIIIAPNVGAFERELTVNSLKQAQTNLERTHTLAAGDATALSDVMVIGDSVALRSSDAFTSLLPEAQLDASVSRDFDDAFTIFQNHLTSNTLSRIVVLAVGVNALDHYQEDIQQFIDALPDGYRLVLVTPYNSKDITQVSEVRDYELQLSKTYDYLTVADWYQAAVDNPAIWNGTDGVHYSDANDQGANLYVETIQKAIQKAAKQPAKGESE, from the coding sequence ATGAGAATAAAATGGTTTTCTTTAATACGTATTTCTGGCTTACTGCTGGTTTTATTGTATCATTTCTTTAAAAATACTTTTTCCGGCGGTTTTATCGGCGTTGATATCTTCTTTACTTTCTCAGGCTATCTGATTACTGCTTTACTGATAGATGAGTATGCTAAAAATAAGCATATTGACTTAATCGGTTTTTTTAGAAGGCGTTTTTACCGTATTGTCCCTCCTTTGGTACTGATGATATTATGCACGATACCGTTTGTCTATTTGGTACGTTCGGATTTTATTGCGGGTATCGGCCGGCAGATTGCAGGAGCCGTTGGTTTTACGACCAATTTTTATGAAATTATCACAGGCGGGAATTATGAAACACAGTTTATTCCCCATCTTTTTGTGCATACTTGGAGTTTAGCCATTGAGGTTCATTTTTATATTATTTGGGGGATTCTGGTCTGGTGGCTGGCCAGACAAGGCTATGATAAAAATAAACTGAGAAGCTTTATCTTTGTTCTGTCAGCTGCTCTCTTTGCGCTTAGTTTTGGCAGTATGTTTGTCCGGGCTTTTTTTGTAGACAATGTTTCCAGTGTTTATTTTTCAACGCTTTCCCACACTTTCCCCTTTTTCTTAGGGGCGATGGCTGCTACGGTATCAGGGGTGTCGGAAACGACTGCGCGGTTTAAGCGCAATTCCCGCCTGTGGTCAGCCCGACGCGCTCTCTCTGTAATGGCCGGCAGCTTCTCTCTTCTTCTGCTGCTGAGTCTACTGCTTGATTTTAACAGTCTTATAACCTATCTTTTTGGTTTTTTCCTGGCCAGCTTTTTTACTGTGCTGATGATTTATTCGGCGCGGGTGCTTCATGATAAAACACCTGATCTCAAAGAACCGCTGATTATTACTTTTTTGGCGGATATCAGTTATGGCATGTATCTTTTTCACTGGCCTTTTTACATTATTTTCAGTCAGCTTCTGCCTAATAGCTTAGCTGTTCTTTTGACAGTTTTTTTCTCTCTTGTTTTTTCAGTTTTATCTTACTATATCATCGAGCCTTTTATTGCAGGGAAATCTGTCAGACTTCTGGGCATTGACTTTGATCTGACGCCTTATAAAAAATGGCTGTATGGTTCTGCCGGATTTTTAGCTTTGGTAACCCTTGTAACAATAATTATAGCCCCTAATGTTGGAGCTTTTGAAAGAGAATTAACGGTTAACTCCTTAAAACAGGCTCAAACAAATCTTGAGCGAACCCATACACTGGCAGCAGGAGATGCAACGGCACTCAGTGATGTGATGGTTATAGGCGATTCAGTTGCTCTGCGTTCAAGTGATGCTTTTACTTCGCTTTTGCCGGAAGCTCAGCTGGATGCTTCGGTCAGCCGTGATTTTGATGATGCCTTTACGATTTTTCAAAACCATCTGACAAGCAATACCCTATCCAGAATTGTTGTACTGGCGGTTGGTGTTAATGCGCTGGATCATTACCAAGAAGATATTCAGCAATTTATTGATGCCCTTCCTGACGGTTACCGTCTGGTTTTGGTTACTCCATATAATTCCAAAGATATCACACAGGTCTCAGAGGTTCGTGACTATGAACTGCAGCTGAGTAAAACCTACGATTATTTAACGGTAGCTGACTGGTATCAGGCTGCTGTAGACAATCCGGCTATTTGGAACGGAACGGATGGCGTTCATTATAGTGATGCCAATGATCAGGGAGCTAACCTCTATGTGGAAACTATTCAGAAAGCTATCCAAAAAGCTGCCAAACAGCCGGCAAAGGGAGAATCAGAGTGA
- a CDS encoding aspartate/glutamate racemase family protein has product MKTIGLIGGMSWESTVSYYQLINETIKEELGGLHSAKILLYSVDFAEIEHYQASGNWDKSAQVLSEIAQKLEQAGADFIVICTNTMHKVVPQIEEKISIPILHIAQATAETLLEKGIQKVGLLGTKYTMTQDFYKEKLLEAGLKVVIPDQSGVEEVNRIIYNELCLGNILEGSKQIYLAVIDDLKNAGAEAVILGCTEIGLLVKQEDTNMPLFDTTAIHAQKSAELAFDDV; this is encoded by the coding sequence ATGAAAACTATCGGTCTTATCGGTGGTATGAGCTGGGAAAGTACTGTTTCGTACTACCAACTTATCAATGAAACCATCAAGGAAGAACTCGGTGGCCTCCATTCAGCAAAAATTTTGCTTTATAGCGTGGATTTTGCCGAGATTGAGCATTATCAAGCTAGTGGTAACTGGGATAAGAGTGCTCAGGTCTTGTCTGAAATTGCTCAGAAGTTGGAGCAGGCTGGGGCAGACTTTATTGTCATCTGTACCAATACCATGCACAAGGTGGTTCCGCAGATTGAGGAAAAAATTTCTATTCCGATTTTGCATATTGCGCAGGCGACTGCTGAGACTTTACTTGAAAAAGGCATTCAAAAAGTCGGCCTTTTGGGTACCAAATACACCATGACTCAAGATTTTTACAAGGAAAAACTGCTCGAAGCTGGACTGAAGGTAGTCATTCCAGACCAGTCTGGCGTTGAGGAAGTTAATCGGATTATCTATAACGAACTTTGCCTAGGCAATATCTTAGAAGGATCAAAGCAAATCTACCTTGCAGTTATAGATGATTTGAAAAACGCTGGTGCTGAGGCTGTCATTCTAGGCTGCACAGAAATTGGCCTTCTTGTCAAACAGGAAGATACCAACATGCCCCTTTTTGATACAACAGCTATCCATGCTCAGAAGTCGGCGGAGTTGGCATTTGATGATGTATAA
- a CDS encoding FAD-dependent oxidoreductase, whose translation MEYQTEVVIVGAGAAGFGAALSLVDAGKNVIMLEKGNRYGGAGMFGAEGLFAVGSKLQQVSEDDKTRDYTLQDAIDEMLEYTHHRSNARMTRAILGKSAETITWLQEHGMETELVNNTQEVHQDHAMVYHQYIDKFAAFDRMKDYFEAKGGILLTETAGQDLIYQEGQIKGIKALKADGKTIEISCQAVILADGGFVGNAEMVSEALTIAPEFLYSMGERKATGDSFTMLEKLGVETRKHRYFENHAATVVSKTNPKWRNMAVFTLTNLPFLWVDAQGKRFANEEIVYDFALWGNAVYTAGGRYYFLMDQAQVDFLKTNVLDWTHSFERTFVTLAHQPMTHQVGPFPTLDDDLKEAAEHGAAFKASSLQELAEQIGCSSQSLKETVETYNAAIQQKSDAEFGKSEKFLKFPITEGPFYAVRPISTSLGTIGGIPANEDFQVLFPNQKPLMGAFVAGNNATGMYDNSYPTLEGISCAFAWNSGRIAGESAIKLLEQGVSAYYH comes from the coding sequence ATGGAGTATCAAACAGAAGTTGTTATTGTTGGTGCAGGAGCAGCTGGTTTTGGAGCAGCTCTTAGTCTTGTCGATGCAGGTAAAAACGTTATTATGCTGGAAAAGGGGAATCGGTATGGTGGTGCCGGTATGTTTGGAGCAGAAGGCTTATTTGCTGTTGGCAGCAAGCTTCAGCAGGTTTCAGAAGATGATAAAACGCGTGATTATACACTTCAGGATGCTATAGATGAAATGTTAGAATACACCCATCATCGGTCAAATGCTCGTATGACACGCGCGATTTTAGGGAAGTCTGCTGAAACCATCACATGGCTGCAGGAACACGGCATGGAAACTGAATTGGTCAATAATACTCAAGAAGTCCATCAAGACCATGCAATGGTTTACCACCAATACATTGATAAATTTGCTGCCTTTGACAGAATGAAGGACTATTTTGAGGCAAAAGGCGGCATTCTTTTAACCGAGACTGCTGGCCAAGATTTGATCTATCAGGAGGGTCAAATCAAAGGAATAAAAGCGCTTAAAGCTGATGGCAAAACAATTGAAATCAGCTGTCAGGCTGTTATTTTAGCAGATGGTGGTTTTGTCGGGAATGCAGAAATGGTTTCTGAGGCTTTGACCATCGCCCCAGAATTCCTCTATAGCATGGGGGAGCGCAAAGCGACAGGGGACAGCTTTACAATGTTAGAAAAGTTGGGGGTTGAAACGCGTAAACACCGCTACTTTGAAAACCATGCTGCTACAGTTGTGTCAAAAACGAATCCTAAATGGCGAAATATGGCTGTATTTACCCTGACGAATTTACCTTTTCTATGGGTCGATGCACAGGGCAAACGTTTTGCTAATGAGGAAATCGTCTATGATTTTGCTCTATGGGGAAATGCCGTTTATACGGCTGGCGGCCGTTATTACTTCCTTATGGATCAAGCGCAGGTTGACTTTCTGAAGACAAATGTTTTAGACTGGACCCATTCCTTTGAAAGGACTTTTGTGACATTGGCGCATCAGCCTATGACCCATCAGGTTGGACCATTTCCAACCTTAGACGATGATTTGAAAGAAGCAGCTGAACATGGTGCTGCCTTTAAAGCTTCAAGTTTACAAGAATTAGCAGAACAAATCGGCTGTTCATCCCAATCTTTGAAAGAAACAGTTGAGACCTACAATGCTGCTATCCAACAGAAGTCGGATGCTGAATTCGGGAAATCCGAAAAGTTTCTTAAATTTCCTATCACAGAAGGCCCCTTCTATGCGGTTCGTCCCATCTCTACTTCATTAGGGACTATCGGCGGGATTCCTGCCAATGAAGATTTTCAGGTGTTATTCCCTAATCAAAAACCGCTTATGGGAGCTTTTGTCGCGGGTAATAATGCGACTGGCATGTATGACAACTCCTATCCGACCCTAGAAGGAATTAGCTGTGCTTTTGCATGGAATTCCGGCCGGATTGCGGGTGAATCAGCCATCAAACTGTTAGAGCAAGGAGTATCAGCCTATTATCATTAA
- the purB gene encoding adenylosuccinate lyase produces MLKRYSRPEMANIWSEENKYRAWLEVEILADEAWAELGEIPKEDVAEIRKKADFDVDRILEIEQETRHDVVAFTRAVSETLGEERKWVHYGLTSTDVVDTAYGYLYKQANAIIRRDLENFIKIVADKAREHKYTIMMGRTHGVHAEPTTFGLKLATWYSEMKRNIERFEHAAAGVEAGKISGAVGNFANIPPFVEAYVCEKLGIRPQEISTQVLPRDLHAEYFAVLASIATSIERMATEIRGLQKSEQREVEEFFAKGQKGSSAMPHKRNPIGSENMTGLARVIRGHMVTAYENVALWHERDISHSSAERIIAPDTTILIDYMLNRFGNIVKNLTVFPENMIRNMNSTFGLIYSQRVMLKLIEKGMTREEAYDLVQPKTAYSWDNQVDFKPLLEADEQITSRLTQEEIDELFNPAYYAKRVDDIFARLGL; encoded by the coding sequence ATGCTAAAACGTTATTCCCGCCCTGAGATGGCGAACATTTGGTCAGAAGAAAATAAGTACCGCGCTTGGCTGGAGGTTGAAATCCTTGCTGACGAGGCCTGGGCTGAGCTGGGTGAGATCCCCAAGGAAGATGTGGCTGAAATCCGTAAGAAAGCGGATTTTGATGTTGACCGCATTCTAGAAATCGAGCAGGAAACTCGTCACGATGTGGTCGCCTTTACCCGTGCTGTTTCTGAAACGCTTGGCGAAGAGCGCAAATGGGTTCACTATGGCCTGACTTCAACCGATGTGGTTGATACAGCCTATGGTTACCTCTACAAACAGGCAAATGCCATTATCCGCCGCGACTTAGAGAACTTTATTAAGATTGTGGCCGATAAGGCGCGTGAACACAAGTATACCATCATGATGGGGCGCACGCATGGTGTCCATGCGGAGCCAACAACCTTTGGGCTTAAGCTAGCGACTTGGTACAGTGAAATGAAGCGCAATATAGAGCGTTTTGAGCATGCTGCCGCTGGTGTGGAAGCCGGTAAAATTTCGGGTGCTGTTGGTAACTTTGCCAATATTCCTCCTTTTGTTGAAGCTTATGTCTGTGAAAAACTTGGCATCCGTCCACAGGAAATTTCGACACAGGTGCTGCCGCGTGACCTGCATGCCGAGTATTTTGCTGTGCTGGCAAGCATTGCGACGTCGATTGAACGCATGGCGACAGAAATTCGCGGCCTGCAGAAATCTGAGCAGCGCGAAGTGGAAGAATTCTTTGCAAAAGGTCAGAAAGGAAGTTCAGCTATGCCTCACAAACGCAATCCTATCGGTTCTGAAAATATGACCGGTCTTGCGCGCGTGATCCGCGGGCATATGGTGACCGCTTATGAAAATGTTGCACTCTGGCATGAGCGCGACATCTCCCACTCGTCGGCTGAACGCATTATTGCACCGGATACCACTATTTTGATTGATTACATGCTCAATCGTTTTGGCAATATCGTCAAAAATTTAACGGTCTTCCCGGAAAATATGATTCGTAACATGAACTCAACTTTTGGTTTGATTTACAGCCAGCGTGTTATGCTCAAACTCATTGAAAAAGGGATGACGCGTGAGGAGGCTTACGATTTGGTTCAGCCTAAAACCGCCTATTCTTGGGATAATCAGGTGGACTTTAAACCATTGCTTGAAGCAGATGAACAGATTACTTCCCGGCTGACACAAGAAGAAATTGATGAGCTCTTTAACCCAGCTTATTACGCCAAACGTGTCGATGATATTTTTGCGCGTCTAGGCTTGTAG